The sequence CCCGCATGAACACGCCGTACTTGTTGGAACCCACGTCGAAGAAGAAACGCTTGTTGTCCACAGTCAAGGAGGTGCCCTCGGGCAGCTCGGCCGGCTCCTCCTCCACGCCGTAGTCGTCGATGAGCTTGGCCAGGGCGTCGCGGAACTCGATGAGGCCCTGCGCGGGCAGCGCGATGGTCTGGCCCTGCGTGGAGCCCAGCCCCGGGCCGCGGTTCACGGTCTGGCGGACGCGCAGGAAGCGCCCGCGCTGGTTCTCCTTCAGATCCATGTAGTACTTGCGGTTCTCCCGCACCAGGAACTCGCTCTTCAGCGCCCGCCGGGGCTCGTCGGCCGCCTGCGCCAGCTCGGGGGGCTGGCTGGGCCCCAGCTGCGCGTAGTGCTCGATGAAGTCGCCCAGGTAGTCGCGGAACTCGACGGCCACGGACATGGACAGGGTCAGGCGGCTCTTGTTGCCGCCCGCGCCCACCTCGGCGATCTTGAGGAAGCGGCCCTTGGCGTTCTGCTTCACGTCCAGGTAGAAGCGCTTGTTCTGGATGTCCACCCGCTTGGAGGCCAGCTCCTGCGTCTCGTGCTGCAGCCCGCCGCCCGggcccccgccccccccccccccccccccccccccccccccccccccccccccccccccccccccccccccccccccccccccccccccccccccccccccccccccccccccccccccccccccccccccccccccccccccccccccccccccccccccccccccccccccccccccccccccccccccccccccccccccccccccccccccccccccccccccccccccccccccccccccccccccccccccccccccccccccccccccccccccccccccccccccccccccccccccccccccccccccccccccccccccccccccccccccccccccccccccccccccccccccccccccccccccccccccccccccccccccccccccccccccccccccccccccccccccccccccccccccccccccccccccccccccccccccccccccccccccccccccccccccccccccccccccccccccccccccccccccccccccccccccccccccccccccccccccccccccccccccccccccccccccccccccccccccccccccccccccccccccccccccccccccccccccccccccccccccccccccccccccccccccccccccccccccccccccccccccccccccccccccccccccccccccccccccccccccccccccccccccccccccccccccccccccccccccccccccccccccccccccccccccccccccccccccccccccccccccccccccccccccccccccccccccccccccccccccccccccccccccccccccccccccccccccccccccccccccccccc is a genomic window of Ficedula albicollis isolate OC2 chromosome 13, FicAlb1.5, whole genome shotgun sequence containing:
- the PURA gene encoding transcriptional activator protein Pur-alpha; this translates as GGGGGGGGGGGGGGGGGGGPGGGLQHETQELASKRVDIQNKRFYLDVKQNAKGRFLKIAEVGAGGNKSRLTLSMSVAVEFRDYLGDFIEHYAQLGPSQPPELAQAADEPRRALKSEFLVRENRKYYMDLKENQRGRFLRVRQTVNRGPGLGSTQGQTIALPAQGLIEFRDALAKLIDDYGVEEEPAELPEGTSLTVDNKRFFFDVGSNKYGVFMRVSEVKPTYRNSITVPYKVWAKFGHTFCKYSDEMKKIQEKQRDKRAGGGGGGGGGGG